The region ACATACATAGACACACACAGGCACACACATAGACACACACGCACACGCGCACTGTATGCATGCATTTCTTTATAAATAAACATTCAATAGTGAGGTGATATAAAATTACAACTCCAAGGTATCACCATGTACCTTACAACCACTTATATTCAAATCAACAATGTGTTTGCAATTCCTCACTATATGCACTAGTCCACCATCAGTTACCCTGAAATAACACTCAAAAATTAAATCCAAACCGATATTTTCAACTGCTACCAACATTGCGCGTTAATAAAAAACTTAACGCACCTGACGTTCCAGTAGATGGAAAAGTTTTTTAGCCGAGGACAACAACTGGTTATCGCTTCAATTCCGGTATCCGATATTTTCTGGCAGACGTTGAGATTTAAAGACTCCAAGCTTTGAAGAGAATCAAAACACTAAAAATGCTTAAAATAATTAAGTCAGAAAATCACATTCAATCTATATTCTACATCATTGGGCAAACATTGTCAACTATGGTTACCTTTTGTTTAATAAGTATGAGATGTGTGTCTTCAATGTCTCTTGCAAATTCAAGGTTAATCTCTTTTACATGGCTATATCTAGGCTACAAGAATAAACAATTAAATTCCATAGCAAAACAGTATTAATCACAAATAAAATTTCATCTAAATTGAATGAAAATGGATAATTAACGTACCAGAGAAAGAGCAGCTATAAGGCGATTTCCGGAATTATTCAACTCACGAAAATTGAGTAACTAGTAATAAGAAGAAGAATCCATTAATGATAGAAGAATGAAGGGGAAAGGGAAAGTGAAGATTGATGTGAAGACTTACTTGCCAGAGGGGTTGAGAAGAGAGAAGGGTGCGATAGAGGAAGGGACTAACGAGGAGGAGAGAAACGAGGTCGGTGTGAGTGAGAGTGAGAGATGAAGTGGAGGAAGAAACTAGTTTGAAGACTTTGGGGACTGTGTCTTTGGACCAAACATCGTCGTCGTTTGTCTCTGTTGCTGTGGATGTTCTTTCCTCCATTGTTTGTTTCCGCCCCCAACTTGCTAGGGACCGATTTTACGCTCCTGccattttttctcttttttttttcttcaatgAGGTTTCAGTAAATAGCTTGTTATTAAAATAAGAGAAAAAGAAAGTAAACGCACTACACTGTGAACCAATACAATACAGTACAATACAATATAATACAGTTAAATGTATTACGCAAAATCATAATGATATTTTTAAATTAGTGATATAAATTGTTAAATAATAAACGTTTATCAAGTTTATTAAATGATAGTGTAAAATAATTTTATACtatgtattatttttaatttttaaaaataaatccTTCATTGATGGGACTACAAGTTCTTTTCTCGTAATGTTCATTTGTATTGTTTTCTTCCGAAATAAACAAATGAATTGTCGTTCGGTTAAGTCAGTTCAGTTATTAACTCTGCAGGATAGATGTGTGAGTTTGAACCCATAACTATTTGACAAAACAAATGTAAGTAAGTCGTTGGcagtggcggaactgaggggggacgtgggaaggtcacgaccacccctcaactttttgtttttttttaattcatatatattaaattattaaaacatccttattttaaattaaaattaatttttattttttcttttccattcaaagttaggttaaaatacagataaggcAAAACGCTcctacctttcctttctttctcatatgggtttgctaccggcacGACGACACcggaatcggaacagattaaagtgattGGCATCTAAtatatcaaattcatttagaaaactatcctttgtaGAAGAACATAACAAGTTGgtacaagctgcccaattagaagaaattgcttatttgttagagattgatgagattgtaactagtaaaggtgcaaatcaagttggtacattgaaatgagctggagatactcgttggggatcacattacgattcaatttctagcttgataaacatgtatgaagcaacttgtttagttttaaaaaaaaattgcaaaagatagagggagttatgctacacatggggatgcagatagttgttacaattacttgaaggcatttgattttatatttattttgcacttgatgaaagaaatcatgggaataacatatatgctttgtcaagccttacaaaaaaaatcaagatgtagttaatgctatgaacttggttcgttcaacaaaacatcttattcaaggtttgagagaaaatggttgggatatattgtttactaaaatggtatctttttgtgaaaagcatggtattgagattcctaatcttaatgatgttcattcaacaacaagatttggacactcccgtcttgaagagaatcaagtcacaattcaacattactttaaagttgaaatctttttcactaccattgacacacagttacaagagttgaatagcagattcagtgagcaggcaatggatttgttaactctttcttgttctttatctcctaaggatggatataaagcttttagcattgatactatttgttctttagttgaaaaatattatcctatggattttagtgatcaagagaagaataatttgcaatttcaactccaacattttctatttgttgctcgtcaagtatcaaacttgaataatttatcaaatattcaagaactatgttcatgtttggttgcacCTGGACAagctgaaacttacttcttgattgatagactacttcgtcttatcatgactcttcccgtttctacggccacaactgagagTTCTTTTTCAGtaatgaaaattattaagactaagttgagaaacaagatggatgatgggtttcttggagataacatgacagtatatattgaaagggagattagtgcaagcattagtttggagtcaattattgacgatttcatgtcactcggaacgcgtaaagcattactttaaggtagttttaagtcatgtaatttaattttttagtaattaactttgtatttattttaactttaatgttttatttaaaatactatttaaattttatttataatctttattttacgttagcggtcatcccaaatttttttatctggctccgccactgGTCGTTGgttattttctttatttaattaatttaattttaaatttaatattatttatattagatatttttattttgtaattataaaataaatataaaaatacgGGCATTTTAATCAAAATGTTATTCTCGTTATAAGAGAATGGTGATGTGCTCCAATATCGTGCTCAATAGAGTTTTAATTTGAATTGGGCCACATAGTTGGGCTAGTTTTATTGGGCTAGTTTTATTGGACCTTTAGTTAGTCTAAAACAATTGTCTTACAAGTCTTTATCCTTACTATTAGTAATGCATTTACCTCGAGGATGGTCACCATGTATCCTCGCACACATAGGGTAAAGAGGTAACACACTTAGGGAACTTGAGTACACTTGAGTGACGTTACAGAATCAAGGCTTTGTCATGCATGTTAGTCGTGGCTTTTGATTTTCCATTGATTCTATGTTGTTGATATTGGCGTTCTCTATGCCTACAAATAGAGAACCCAACATTGGTTTTCTCTTTATCGACTTCTTTCGTCATTGTGCAAAATCAATTTTATTCTTCTCTTTGTGATTCCTGCGAGCATTGTTGAAACTTTTTGGGCTTTAAAATCTTTGTTCTCAATCAGCTTGCTCTTGATTCTTCAGAATCTACAAAAACATATAAGCATTTGCTTCTAACCTTTCACTTTTATCTTATTTGCATCATCTCTTGAGTGATGGCCAACTTCAAAAACCTAAAAATCCATTTATCAACCTTGGTAGTGAATGTAGAATGGAGAATCCCTATTGGGATGTGTTAGCTCAAATTTTCGACGCCTACTTCAaaattaccaaaattggaaaacATGTACAGCTGGCTTCGACTAAGAGGTGATTCGACCAGCTGAAGGTAGACTGGCTTAGCTGATTAAGTAAAGATCAACCTTATAGCTGAAATTTCGGAGCAGTTCCTTAAGGAGCGGTTAAAAAACGGTTTCAATCaaagatttgaaatttaaataaaggAGTGAAGAGTGTCTTTGTTAGAAACCGCAAGGATACACGTGGAAGTAGAGTGAGCGAACATACGCATGCAGGACGCCACGTGTATCGATGTGATTGAAGAACCCTCAAAGCGGTTATTtcgatccagtataaatatagggtcttagAGTTAGAAAAGTATGTCAAATTGTGTACAAAAACTTATAAATTTACTAAgtattcgtgtgaagaagaaCTGTAAAACGCAGAATGTACGTTGTCTACACCATTGTTTAATCATTTCAAAGCATTACAAAGTTATCTTTACTTTTCTTTCAAAAATATCTTTCCTTGCTTTTTACTCTCAAACACTTTATTTCTTACTTTGTCATTTACAAGTTTAAAGATCTTTAGTTCCTTTCGTTACTTTGAACTTTTACCTTACATTCTTAAAGATTTCAGCACTTACCAACCTTTTTGATTGCTTTCAATCCTTCTACAAAAAATCCTGTCATTTACTTCTTCTTTAATAGTTCTAAATACTGATTTAAGATTGTTCTTTTGTTCAAGTCACTCTTTTGTCTTTAGTTTTTATTTAACGCTTCGATTTGACGTTTAGTTCGATCATTTATCAATGTTACGCTTACGAGAACTTTAACACATGTCCTAGAATCAATTTGATCGATCCTGTAAGtgaccaaatttagaaatttggaagatcagcggttgtttaccatTTTTCAAGGTAAACAAATTAGCACGCCCAGTGGGACCAGTGCTAATGTTCTGTTTGATTGCTAAGTTTTGTTTGAGAAAAGAATTGTTGTATGCTTTTAAGAAGTGGTAAAATAGCCATAAACGACGAACGACGAATAGGGAGAGAACCACAGACGGGGATGGCGAATATGAATCCGCCAGAAACTCAGAATTCTCAAAACCCATCAACTAGAAGCATAATGCCTCCTTCTTCTTTGATGGGGGAAAATACAGGCACGACACATGCATCCAAAATAGTTTTGTCTATGGTGAGTTCGATGACTACGCATTCGATCTCCCACTCTGAACCAATTCTGACTTATGTTGGACCTAGGGGACCTCCCCATACTCCTTCATCGATTAGGTACATCCCAAATAGGCCGTTGGTACCCCCTGGTTTTTCAATACCATTTGGTGGTCGAGAACAGCTGCATGGAATGCTTACTTCAATGATGGCCAATCTACAGAATGTGGGTTCTAGTTTTTCGGAACCAGTGGCTAACATAAATTCACCAGTACAAGGGTCCGGGATAAACATGGGTCGAACCAATCAGGAGTTAGGTTTAAGACACCCAGTACAACTACCCACTCATACCAACAATTTTACGACGGTATGGAGGCAACAAATGGACGAAAGCAATCATGAAATGGTCTAGATGTTGACTCAAACTTTGGCCACTATGCTAAATCCTTTGATTCAGAATACAACTCAGTCGAATCAACAGATGATAACACAAGTGGCTCGAATGTCTGAGTATCTTGGTATACCTCAACACCAACGTCCCCTGCCCAAGGATTGGGTAAGAGAGAATCAAGAGCCCACGCTTAAGGAAGACCTCACCATTAATCAGATCCCATAAAATCAAGGAGGAATAGTAGTACCTCCTAGAATCGAACCACACATGCACAGGGAACCAAGGGTGTTAATGGTAAATAGGAATTAGAATGTCGATGATATCATATGGAAAGTTCGACATGATGGTGTGGCAGTAGATAATAATCTATCCGCTATAGTCGAGAGAATTATGGTTCGAAATGGAGTGATTTTTGGTCTTAGAAGACCCAATTATACGTCGCCTTTGGTAGAATATGTCTTACAGACAAATGCGCCCCTAAGGGccaaaatccccaaattcaccAAGTTTGCTGGGGATACTACTGAGTCTACTGTCGAACACGTGGCGAGATACCTAATTGAAGCTGGAGATATGTCAAATAACGAGAATCTTCGGATGAAATATTTTCCAAGTTCTCTTACCAAGAATTCTTTTACATGGTTCACAACTTTGCCCCAGAATTCGATCCATTCACAGAACCAGCTCGAAAGAatgttccatgaacaattctacatggggCAAACAAAGATAAGTTTGAAAGAGTTGACTAGTGTCAGACGAAAATTCACTGAGCCAATTGACGACTACCTGAATAGATTTTGACTACTCAAAGCCAAGTGTTTTACGTAAGTGCCAGAGCATGAGTTGGTCGAAATAGTCGTTGGGGGCGTTGATTACTCGATTAGAAAGAAGTTGGATACTCAATACCTAAGGGATATGGCCTAGTTGGCTGGCAGAGTTCGACAGGTAGAATGATTAAAAGAGGAAAAGGCTAGAACAAATAAAGGTAAAAGGGTAGCCTGTGTCGATTTTAGGAAAGACCATGAAGATTCAGGCCTTGAAGTTCCAGACTTCGACGATACTGAGATTGATCTTGCTGAGTTGACACAGGGGCCACCATATGCGTGCAAAGTTTTGGCCCCTTCGAACGGGAGAAACCCTGTTGAACCTGAAAAGAATGACAGGTTTCCTAAGAAAACATATACTTTCGACGTTACAAAATGTGATGAAATCTTCGACTTACTGTTCAAAGATGGTCAAATGATAGTACCTCCGGGTTCTAAAGTACCTCCTTTAGAAAAAAGAAAGAAACGAGGGTTTTGTAAATACCATAGTTTTTTGGGTCATAAAAcgtctcaatgttttcttttcagggatctggtGCAGAATGCAATCCATGAGGGAAAACTCAAGTTCGGTGATAAGCCACGGAGCCAGATGAAAATCGACTCTGATCCTCTACAAATTTCTAAAGCTCATTATATTGAGCCAGAGGAGGTGAATTTCATTGAAACTGCTGATGATTTCTGTATGACCGAAGTTACTGAAGACTTCAGCCATGAGCCTATCATGGTTAAAATACAAGAGCACTTCGAGCAAGCACCTCATGATGGTTTGGCCTTAAGGGGTACAAAGGACATCAAGAAGGAAAATGTTGAAGCCTCAGATATCAAGGATGCTAGAGATTCAAAGTTAGTAATGATCACTAAAGAGACTGCTGATACTTTCGTTCAGCTGGACAAGGCTACTGACGGCCTTCAAAAACAATTCCAAAAGCTGGCTATTACTGAGGATATCCACATGGAAGTTAATATGGTGGAGGTATCTCGAGAAGTTTCAATGGAAGTCGGTGATGAAGATAAACAAGAGGAATACAATAAGGTCGCCTTTCCTCAGGAAAAAGAAACATTTGTCAGATTTCCTTTGGAGATGCCAAAAGAAGAAATCGGAGGTGATGTTATGCCCCAGGTGCAGTGTTGTCTTCGAGAAAAAGGCAGCTCAGAATCTGGAGGGGGTTAGGAGAGTGCATCACCAAAATGTCCATAAAGCCATCCATAATAATCAAGCGGGTAAGCCAGAGAGGTTCTTCGACCCTAGAAGATATCCTGATCCTAGGCGCCCTATGGTGAAGATGAGGGCCCTACAAATGGTTCTTTAAATTCTCATTCATTTTCCTTTCACAAAATAAAAGCATGAATCATGATTCATGCAGATTCCCTCTGATTTCCATCAATAACGACTCCGCTATGGTCCCTTATGTGTTCAATAATCCAATCAATCATGCCAACAAAGATGGTGAGGAAGATTGCGAGCTCCCAGAAAAGTTAGCACAACTACTCAAGCAAGAGTCaaaggtcattcaaccacacGAAGAGTCGGTAGAAGTGGTCAATCTCAAAATGGAAGAAGAAGCTAAAGAGGCCAAAGTAGACTCAACTCTACAAGAAGGAGTGAAGACAAAGTTGGTCAAACTCTTACAAGAATACATGGATGTGTTTTCATGGTCTTACCAAGCCATGCCTGGTCTCGATACTGATATTTTGGTCCATCATCTACCCCTCAAGGAAGACTCACCTCCTATGAAGCAAAAGCTAAGAAGGACTCGCCCTAACATGGCTATGAAGATAAAagaggaagtacaaaagcagCTAAGCGCAGGTTTCCTAGCAGTTTCCAACTACTCTTAGTGGATCGCCAACATCGTGCCCGTGCCCAAAAAGGATGGAAAAGTACATATGTGcgtggattacagagatttgaatagagaaagtcccaaagatgacttccCGCTGCCTCACATTGATCTACTAGTGGACAACACCGCTCCATTCTCTGTCTTCTCCTTCATGGAGGGCTTCTCTGATTACAACCAAATCAGAATGGCTCCGGATGACATGGAGTAAACTACTTTCATCACCCCATGGGGAACGTTTTGCTACAAGGTCATGCCCTTTGGCTTAAAGAATGTCGGTGCAACATAACAACGTGCAATAGTGAcactttttcatgatatgattcataaagagattggAGTGTATGTTGATAACATGATTGCCAAGTCCTAAACTAAGGGGGAGAGTTTGGTTAACTTAGAGAAGCTATTTGAATGCTTGAGGAAGTTTAAGTTGAGACTTAACCCTAGTAAATGCATATTCGGGGTAAGATCCGACAAACTGCTAGGTTTTATTGTCAGCCAACGAGGCATCAAAGTGGATCCCGAAAAGGTAAAGGCCATACAAGCTATGCCTGCACGTAAAACTGAGAAGGAGGTCCGAGGGTTTCTTGGAAGATTGAATTACATCGGCCGATTCATATCTCATCTTAAGGCCACTTGTGAGCCGATCTTCAAACTACTTCGAAAGGATTAAGCCATCATTTGGAATGACAATTGCCAAAACGCTTTCGAGAAGATCAAATAGTACTTAtaagaacctccaattctgatgcctTATGTTCCTAGCAGACCTTTGATCATGTACTTAAGAGTCCTTGAAGGATATATGGGATGTGTACTCGGTCACACGACAAAACCGGAAGGAAtgagcatgcaatatactacttaaccaagaagtttactgattgcGAGAGTAGGTATTTGATGCTTAAGAACACATGTTGTGCACTTGCTTGGGCTGCCAAATGCCTAAGACAATATATGCTCACCCATACAACGCTCttaatctccaagatggatcttttcaagtacatctttgagaagccttctATAACCGGTagagtggctcgttggcaaatggaTTTAATTGAGTACGACATCTAACATGTCACTaaaaaagccatcaaagggagtgtactGCCAGACTATCTTCCGCGTCAACCTTTGGAGGACTACTACTAGTCTTTGTGTTTTGAGTTCCATGGTGAGGATATTATGCTGACAAGGGATTACAATATCCTCGGACCCGAGGAAGGACTAGAACCCGGATCTTGATGGAAATTGGTATTTGATAGAGCTTCTAATGCTCATGAAAATGGCATTGAGGAAGTTATAACCTCCCTAATTGGCTTTCAATTACCTTTCACTACAAGGTTGTGCTTTGAATGTACCAACAACATGGCAaagtatgaggcttgtatctttGATATTGAAGCTGCaattgatcttaggatcaaaaatcttgaagtctatggagattcagccttggtcatcagccatgtcaAAGGAGATTGGGAAGATCGAGATTATAAGCTCATACCTTACAAGGAGCACGTCCTAAAGCTGATCCCATACTTTAACAAAATTACATTCCATCACATCCCTAGAGAGGAAAATCAGTTGGCCGATGCCCTGACAACTTTTtcatccatgtttaaggtcaaatggaagaatgaagcaccatcTTTCCATCTTAACTACTTGGACGAGCCTGCTAATTATTTGGCAGCTGAAGATGAAGCCGACGACCACCCTTGATTCTAAGATATCATGAAGTTCCTGAAGAGCCAAGAGTATCCAGAGAATTCATCCATCACCGACAAGAAGTATCTTCGGAAACTATCATCCAAGTTCTTCTTAAGCGGATGGATAttgtacaagaggaattatgattcagttttgcttagatgtgtgaaTAAGCAAGAAGCAAATAAGATTATAATTGAAAtccatgaaggctcctttgggACGCATGCCAGTGGATACACCATGGTGAAGAAAATCTTGAGGGTCGATTACTATTGTATGACCATGGAGGTTTATTTCTACCGCCACGTCCAAAcgtgccataaatgccagatctatgctgataaaATCCATGTACCGCCAGCACCACAAAATGTCCTAACATTGCCTTGGCcttttgccatgtggggcattgacatgatcaGACACATTGAGCCAACTGCCTCGAACAGACATCATTTCATCTTGGTAGCCAtagactatttcactaaatgggCGGAAGCAGACCTGTACGCCAACGTCATAAGACAAGTGGTGGCTCGGTTCATAAGGAAAGAAATCATCTGCCATTATGGGGTCCCCAAcaggatcattactgataatggatctaacctcaataaaAAGATGATAAAATAGCTTTGTCAAAGCTTCAAGATCAAGCATCACAATTCATCACCTTATCGGCCAAATATGAATGGTGTTGTTGAGGCAAtcaacaagaatatcaagaaaatcgTGCAGAAAATGATGGAAacttataaagattggcatgaaatgctcccgTTCGCGTTGCATAGATACCGTACCTCCATACGTACCTCCATTGGGGaaacccccttctctcttgtgtatggcatggatgCAGTCCTGCCTattgaagtagagattccttccttaaggattttgaGCAACGTCAAGCTTTAGGAGACCGAGTGGGTGCAATCCCGATTTGACCAAGCtaacctcattgatgagaagcaTCTGGAAGCCATCTGTCACAACCATCTATACCAAAAGCGCATCAAGACGGCACATGACAAGAAGGTCTTTCCTTGCAACCTCAAAGTTGGAGACTTAGTCTTGAAGAAGATTCTACCGATTCATACTAACcctaggggcaaatggacaccgaactacGAAGGCTCGTATGTTGTAAGAAAGGTTTTATCTGGAGGAGTCTTAatccttgcaactatggatggtgaagatcttaCATCCCTCGTGAACACAGACACAttcaaaaaatactacgcatgaaaaaaaaaagagttcGATAAGTTGAAAAAATactaggcaaaaattagggattcatAAAAGTGAGAGGTTGCATTCTACGAAGAATCTTCTGCACTCCTCAGCGAGTCAATCCAATCACTTTCCTTCTAAAGCAAGATATAAGGACCTTCAAGGGCATAAGAACTATAGCCGAGTTGGAACTTGGTGGAAATCCAAGATACTTCCATTTCCATTATAgtttttcaatttcttttttcaatcacctcttttaggaattgtTTCCTTATCCAAATCACCCATTCTTGGGATCAATTTATCAATAAAATCGATTCCATCATACATGTTCAATACTTTTACTTTTCCTGTTTTGTTTGTGAAGAGTGACTTTTCTTTAATTGACATTACAATAGAACATTTCGGGTAAAAACAAACTTTTTACTAAAAAAAATGAAACAAACTTCT is a window of Lathyrus oleraceus cultivar Zhongwan6 chromosome 6, CAAS_Psat_ZW6_1.0, whole genome shotgun sequence DNA encoding:
- the LOC127094004 gene encoding F-box protein At3g58530, whose amino-acid sequence is MEERTSTATETNDDDVWSKDTVPKVFKLVSSSTSSLTLTHTDLVSLLLVSPFLYRTLLSSQPLWQLLNFRELNNSGNRLIAALSLPRYSHVKEINLEFARDIEDTHLILIKQKCFDSLQSLESLNLNVCQKISDTGIEAITSCCPRLKNFSIYWNVRVTDGGLVHIVRNCKHIVDLNISGCKNISDCGVQFVADNYPKLESLNLTRCVKLTDEGLKQLLQKCLSLQSLNLYAVSSFTDEAYRKIGLLTRLTFLDLCGAQNLSDEGLQCISKCKNLVSLNLTWCVHVTDEGVIAISQSCTSLEFLSLFGIVGVTDKCLEALSKSCSNSIMTLDVNGCIGIKKRSRAELLQLFPYLKCFKVHS